The Pyrus communis chromosome 2, drPyrComm1.1, whole genome shotgun sequence genome includes a window with the following:
- the LOC137726822 gene encoding glutamate receptor 2.7-like gives MQTEMSVGLTSANRIQRPWFLFPRLIIYFLTILSYGVEAGSSTNATNVGAVINVNSRIGKEQKTAMEIAAESFNNHSKTHKLILHFRDSGRDPFLAASAAEELIKEKNVEVIVGMETWQEAAQVADLVGNKAQIPVISFAAPSITPPLMQRRWPSLIRMATYGSVQMKCIADIVSAYHWKRVVVVYEDDGYGGDVGMLALLTEALQDVGSKIEHRLVLPQISSLSNPNWVELEEMLRFPTMQSRVFIILQSSLPTVTNLFRLAGKMGLVGKESAWIITESIASLLDPQHTSDMKGTLGIKTYYANNTSSYTNFRKKFQTKYSEGNSAQPGIYALRAYDAIGIISQAIGRMTDNKTSLEVLKTVMSSYTGLSANMRLNGGEVLYSPVFRIENILDDNRFQELNYWKPEVGFSSDEAGKYRFSDVGGVIWPGNLTSAPKGWAMPTVEKPMRIGVPGKTSFSKFVKVDRSRQDSDKKKYVGFCIAIFDMVIKRLNYSLPYQFEVFDGLYDDLVEQVHKKVYDAVVGDITVLADRLDKVEFTQPYMESGLSMIVPAEPKKSTWMFMKPFTWQMWVVTGSILIYTVFIVWFLERPSNPEFGGPLKNQIGTATWFTFSSLFFAHKEKIYSNLTRVVVVVWLFVVLILTSSYTANLTSMLTVQRLKPNATYIDTDSKVGCDGDSFVIEYLQNVLGFKNIIKVKSEYGYPNEFKNKTIEAAFLELPYAEVFMNEYCEGYTATAPTYRFGGLSFIFQRGSPIARDFTKVILELLENGEVKKLQNEWLTPKKECPRNTTSNEPESLTLNSFTGLYVISAATSTLCFLLSFTIWLRRFQHQEALEQGSASPSASGETLWNKAVRMAKFFYNREINIPTRAPTLAHYAEEWSSPRWEHSTRTTTSSYTTPEHPYQTKNPPEIECLTIQSNPTRLNQNQHNRFNSFDS, from the exons ATGCAAACCGAAATGTCTGTCGGTCTCACCAGCGCGAATCGAATCCAAAGGCCATGGTTTCTGTTTCCCAGGCTCATCATCTACTTTCTCACCATTCTCTCCTATGGAGTTGAAGCTGGCAGTAGCACCAATGCCACCAATGTTGGCGCAGTCATTAACGTTAATTCTCGTATTGGAAAAGAGCAGAAAACCGCCATGGAGATCGCAGCTGAGAGCTTCAACAACCATTCAAAGACTCATAAGCTTATCCTTCATTTTCGCGACTCCGGCAGAGACCCCTTTCTTGCTGCTTCTGCTG CTGAAGAGTTGataaaggaaaagaatgtagaAGTAATAGTTGGCATGGAGACATGGCAGGAAGCAGCTCAAGTAGCTGATCTTGTCGGAAACAAGGCTCAAATTCCGGTGATTTCATTTGCAGCACCCTCTATAACCCCACCATTAATGCAACGCCGATGGCCATCTTTGATACGAATGGCAACATATGGTTCTGTTCAGATGAAATGCATTGCGGATATAGTTTCAGCTTACCATTGGAAAAGGGTGGTTGTGGTATACGAAGATGATGGCTATGGCGGCGATGTTGGGATGCTAGCTCTTTTGACCGAGGCCCTTCAAGATGTCGGTTCAAAGATTGAGCACCGTTTGGTTCTTCCGCAGATTTCTTCGCTGTCTAATCCAAACTGGGTTGAGCTAGAAGAGATGTTGAGGTTTCCCACCATGCAATCTCGGGTGTTTATCATTCTCCAGTCATCGTTGCCTACGGTGACTAATCTATTTCGATTGGCTGGAAAGATGGGACTTGTTGGAAAAGAGTCAGCTTGGATCATCACCGAGAGTATTGCAAGTTTGCTTGACCCTCAACACACCTCTGACATGAAGGGCACTCTGGGAATCAAGACCTACTATGCCAATAATACTAGTTCTTATACAAATTTCCGGAAGAAATTCCAAACGAAGTATTCAGAAGGAAATAGCGCCCAGCCAGGAATTTACGCTCTTCGAGCATATGATGCTATTGGAATCATTTCACAGGCCATAGGAAGAATGACTGATAACAAAACTAGCCTTGAGGTGTTGAAAACCGTAATGAGCAGTTATACAGGTTTGAGTGCGAACATGCGGTTAAACGGCGGTGAGGTACTGTACTCTCCAGTTTTCaggattgaaaatattttggatGACAATAGATTCCAAGAATTGAACTATTGGAAACCGGAAGTTGGGTTCTCATCGGATGAAGCAGGGAAATACAGATTCAGTGATGTTGGTGGAGTAATCTGGCCCGGGAACCTAACTAGTGCCCCGAAAGGCTGGGCAATGCCTACTGTTGAGAAGCCGATGAGAATTGGGGTGCCGGGTAAAACTTCCTTCAGCAAATTTGTGAAGGTTGATCGGTCCAGGCAAGACTCAGATAAGAAGAAGTATGTCGGTTTCTGCATTGCAATTTTTGATATGGTCATAAAACGTTTGAACTATTCTCTCCCGTATCAATTCGAAGTTTTTGATGGCTTGTACGATGATCTTGTGGAACAAGTCCATAAAAAG GTTTATGATGCTGTGGTTGGTGACATAACCGTGCTAGCTGACCGGCTGGACAAGGTTGAATTCACTCAGCCATATATGGAGTCTGGTTTGTCCATGATAGTTCCGGCAGAACCCAAAAAATCAACATGGATGTTTATGAAACCTTTCACATGGCAAATGTGGGTGGTGACTGGTTCCATCTTAATCTACACAGTGTTCATCGTATGGTTCCTGGAGCGCCCGTCAAATCCAGAATTTGGTGGCCCCTTGAAGAATCAGATTGGCACAGCAACTTGGTTCACCTTCTCCTCTTTGTTCTTTGCTCACA AAGAGAAAATCTACAGCAACTTAACGCGAGTGGTGGTCGTAGTTTGGCTCTTTGTTGTACTGATCCTGACCTCAAGCTACACCGCTAATCTCACTTCAATGCTCACCGTCCAGCGACTGAAACCGAATGCAACATACATCGACACCGACTCGAAAGTTGGTTGCGACGGGGACTCATTTGTCATTGAGTACCTGCAGAATGTCCTTGGATTCAAAAACATCATCAAAGTGAAAAGCGAATACGGCTACCCGAAtgaattcaaaaacaaaactatagAGGCCGCCTTTCTTGAACTCCCATATGCAGAAGTCTTCATGAATGAATACTGCGAAGGATATACTGCCACTGCACCCACCTATAGATTTGGAGGCTTGAGCTTT ATATTCCAGAGAGGTTCTCCAATAGCGCGTGATTTCACAAAGGTGATTCTAGAGCTGCTGGAGAATGGAGAAGTGAAGAAGCTACAAAATGAATGGTTGACTCCCAAGAAGGAGTGTCCAAGAAATACAACTTCAAACGAACCAGAAAGCTTGACCCTCAACAGTTTTACAGGCCTCTATGTAATATCAGCTGCAACTTCCACCTTATGTTTTCTGCTCTCTTTTACTATCTGGCTGAGGAGGTTTCAGCACCAAGAGGCTTTGGAACAAGGCAGTGCAAGTCCGAGCGCGAGCGGAGAAACGCTTTGGAACAAGGCAGTCAGAATGGCAAAATTTTTTTACAATAGAGAGATTAACATTCCAACCAGAGCTCCAACTTTAGCACATTACGCAGAAGAATGGAGTTCTCCAAGGTGGGAGCACTCCACCAGGACCACCACTTCAAGTTACACTACTCCCGAGCATCCTTATCAGACCAAAAATCCACCAGAAATTGAATGCCttacaatccaatccaatccaacacGCCTAAACCAAAATCAACACAACCGGTTCAATTCCTTTGACTCATAG